In Trifolium pratense cultivar HEN17-A07 linkage group LG7, ARS_RC_1.1, whole genome shotgun sequence, a genomic segment contains:
- the LOC123894709 gene encoding probable L-type lectin-domain containing receptor kinase VII.2 yields the protein MSFLLILNITLLLLVLFSVTLSSSSSSSSTEFVYNRNFNSTNINIYGNATIQNSILTLTNQTFFSIGRAFYPQKLPTKQNKNSSIFLPFATSFIFSISPCKNFPVAHGFAFIFSPSMVINGALSGNYLGLFNRSSSGDDSNHVFAVEFDDFRNEEFEEVNDNHVGVDLNSMISKYSEPAEFWGGKNGEKLEKLKLSSGENYQVWIEFRDFEINVTMAPAGKRKPKKPLISKPINFSRVFLDEMYVGFSGSTGKMVDTCRILAWSFSHSNFSIGDALNTKHLPNYVNPKKFMYKSKVFIICVIFGLVLVFGCCSLVLFILMRKRKEEKEGEFEDWELEYWPHKISYKEICDGTGGFCEENVIGIGTSGKVYKGVLNGGEEVAVKRFNHDTQHGMRGFLAEISSLGRMKHRNLLGFKGWSKGKGGKLILVYDYMENESLDKRIFECEETKLLNWEQRIRVLENVASGVLYLHEGWEFEVLHRDIKASNVLLDKDMNARIGDFGLARLQHQELVTDTTRVVGTLGYMAPELVKVGKPSTATDVYSFGILVLEVVCGRRPIVMDEPPLVELVFSLMEKGELSNAVDERLKRQIECKYNIVVAERLLHLGLLCASFDPCVRPTMRQVVKALEGVKCTECNEECVHVSLIRKVNSAASWSKSSTDSARVNFPTLDDILPYKYFSGDSLSVSCFSVEPISDSLSEGR from the coding sequence ATGTCTTTTCTCTTAATCCTCAACATaacactattattattagttttgttttcagttacactttcatcatcatcatcatcatcttcaactgAATTTGTCTATAACAGAAACTTCAACTCAACAAACATAAACATTTATGGAAATGCAACAATTCAAAACTCAATTCTCACTCTTACAAACCAAACATTCTTTTCAATTGGTCGTGCTTTTTACCCTCAAAAACTAcctacaaaacaaaacaaaaattcttcaatttttcttccTTTTGCAACATCTTTCATATTCTCAATTTCTCCATGCAAAAATTTCCCAGTTGCTCATGGTTTTGCTTTCATTTTCTCACCTTCAATGGTAATCAATGGAGCACTATCAGGAAATTATCTTGGACTGTTTAATAGATCAAGTTCAGGTGATGATTCTAACCATGTTTTTGCTGTTGAATTTGATGATTTTAGAAATGAAGAATTTGAAGAAGTTAATGATAATCATGTTGGTGTTGATTTGAATTCAATGATTTCTAAGTATTCTGAACCTGCTGAATTTTGGGGTGgaaaaaatggtgaaaaattggaaaaattgaaactttctAGTGGGGAAAATTATCAAGTTTGGATTGAATTTAGGGATTTTGAAATTAATGTTACTATGGCTCCGGCGGGGAAAAGAAAACCTAAAAAGCCTTTGATTAGTAAGCCTATTAATTTTTCTAGGGTTTTTTTGGATGAAATGTATGTTGGATTTTCTGGATCAACTGGGAAAATGGTTGATACTTGTAGAATTTTGGCTTGGAGTTTTAGTCATTCAAATTTTTCGATCGGTGATGCTTTGAATACTAAGCATTTACCTAACTATGTGAATCCAAAGAAATTCATGTATAAATCTAAGGTTTTCATTATATGTGTGATTTTCGGTTTAGTTTTAGTCTTCGGTTGTTGCAGTTTGGTTTTATTCATtttgatgagaaaaagaaaggaagaaaaagaGGGAGAATTTGAAGATTGGGAATTGGAATATTGGCCTCATAAGATTAGCTATAAGGAGATTTGTGATGGAACAGGTGGATTTTGTGAAGAGAATGTGATAGGGATTGGAACAAGTGGGAAAGTATATAAAGGAGTTTTGAACGGCGGAGAAGAAGTCGCAGTGAAGAGATTCAATCATGATACTCAACATGGAATGCGAGGCTTTTTAGCAGAGATTTCGAGTTTAGGAAGAATGAAACATCGAAACTTGTTGGGTTTCAAAGGTTGGAGTAAAGGAAAAGGAGGGAAATTGATATTGGTTTATGATTACATGGAGAACGAGAGTTTAGACAAAAGAATCTTCGAGTGTGAAGAGACCAAGTTGCTTAATTGGGAACAAAGAATAAGAGTTTTGGAAAATGTAGCTAGTGGAGTTTTATATCTACATGAAGGTTGGGAATTTGAGGTTTTGCATAGAGATATAAAAGCAAGTAATGTACTTCTTGACAAAGATATGAATGCAAGAATCGGTGATTTTGGACTTGCTAGATTGCAGCATCAAGAACTAGTAACTGACACAACAAGAGTGGTAGGCACTTTAGGGTACATGGCACCGGAATTAGTCAAAGTTGGTAAACCTTCAACTGCAACTGATGTTTATAGTTTTGGAATATTGGTTTTAGAAGTTGTTTGTGGTAGAAGACCAATTGTAATGGATGAGCCACCATTGGTTGAATTGGTATTTTCTCTTATGGAGAAAGGTGAGTTAAGTAATGCAGTCGATGAACGTTTGAAGAGACAAATAGAGTGTAAATATAACATCGTGGTCGCTGAGAGATTGCTTCATTTGGGTTTGTTATGTGCTAGTTTTGACCCTTGTGTTAGGCCTACAATGAGACAGGTTGTGAAAGCTCTGGAGGGTGTAAAATGCACCGAGTGTAATGAAGAATGTGTTCATGTGAGTCTTATTAGAAAAGTAAACTCAGCAGCATCTTGGTCTAAGAGTTCTACCGATTCTGCACGTGTAAATTTTCCTACCCTTGATGACATTTtaccatataaatatttttctggAGATTCTTTAAGTGTATCGTGTTTCAGCGTAGAGCCGATATCTGATTCTCTCTCCGAAGGAAGGTGA